The DNA window CTATCCGAACGGCATATAAGAGGCGGGCTTGCCACTAAGAAAAAATACCAAAGATCTAAAAAATCAGTTCCCGAAAATCCCTTATAAAGATATCAGAGATATCATACTAAAGGTTAATTTCGTCTTCGGATTGGGAATCATACATTCCGACAATTTTACAGCCCAAGTCTTTTATGGCGATTATATAATAAGGATAATCCTCTATAACGGCACATTCGCGCGGCTCAAAGCCCGCGTCCGAAAAGGCGTATAAAAACAAAGCGCCGTCGCGCTTATGAATGCCCGTGTCGCGGCGGGTGTATATACCGTCGGCTTTAAGCCCGTATTTTTCCAAGACCGCTGTCACAAATTGCCTTTCGTTTAGCGTTATGACATATATTTTTTTGTTGTTTTTGCGCGCCCACAACCAAAACTCATAAGCCCCGTCTTTTAACTCGCATTCGTTTTGGTAAAGCGGCAACGCTTGCTTGATAAACTCCTTGTCAACCGTGTCAAAATCCAAGTCCAAGCCGTATTTTTGGTTGATGTTTTTTATCATTTC is part of the Clostridiales bacterium genome and encodes:
- a CDS encoding HAD family phosphatase yields the protein MENYEVFEQIKAYFIDFDRTLVDSIKIEKKALTAALKALGVYREGMEFEHKNSFKEMIKNINQKYGLDLDFDTVDKEFIKQALPLYQNECELKDGAYEFWLWARKNNKKIYVITLNERQFVTAVLEKYGLKADGIYTRRDTGIHKRDGALFLYAFSDAGFEPRECAVIEDYPYYIIAIKDLGCKIVGMYDSQSEDEINL